The Motacilla alba alba isolate MOTALB_02 chromosome 27, Motacilla_alba_V1.0_pri, whole genome shotgun sequence genome includes a window with the following:
- the MAPT gene encoding microtubule-associated protein tau isoform X7, giving the protein MMEDHAPGQEKHFSSGYPLQIPVDDGSDEPVSETSDAKSTPTTEDATAPLVEEGDHEDQGGAEQHGEIPEGTTAEEAGVGATPNLEDHAAGDATQGEPSSPKLQPGPQERVGEAGKGASQPPEQGLGPQQPPVSRETKAPAAAPTRIEVTIPIPLDMYQGSGAPEGSRELWDQGGREGSSAEPELGLAGAGGAGDHKDGPSSALCARATAKEGSGGQERDEDRDVDETSEQGLPSLVDQRVSLGPEKGSCPAAAQETREESDGENKPKGVLRDTPGEALLAEAGSHQAGEDQEKRELLGGEGGADTAPSEPSGSVSQKEAEPREGEDSGPVLETAKPAAEAEDDVKDEDAALGEAVPAAGGCRPPRRKPGGLAADKASRVPLLKGRVDKEGTEADEKKPKKSSPCPAKPPGSMPPLRHAAPPKPPCSPASASKRACPASPRPASSGMQETKAKGPEARGGSKTGSARAGQAQRNSTNATRIPAKTPTAPKTPPSSGEQPKSGDRSGYSSPGSPGTPGSRSRTPSLPTPPAREPKKVAVVRTPPKSPASAKTRVQPAAAPMPDLKNVKSKIGSTDNLKHQPGGGKVQIINKKLDFSSVQSKCGSKDNIKHIPGGGSVQIVYKPVDLSHVTSKCGSLGNIHHKPGGGQVEVKSEKLDFKDKVQSKIGSLDNISHVPGGGNKKIETHKLTFRENAKAKTDHGAEIVYKSPTISGDASPRRLSNVSSTGSINLVDSPQLATLADEVSASLAKQGL; this is encoded by the exons ctgaagagGCGGGCGTAGGAGCCACTCCCAACCTGGAGGACCACGCTGCAGGAGATGCCACTCAAG GCGAGCCGAGCTCTCCgaagctccagcctggccctcaGGAGCGtgtgggagaggcaggaaaaggtgccagccagcccccagagcaggggctggggcctCAGCAGCCACCTGTGTCCCGTGAAACcaaggctccagcagcagctcccaccaggATCGAGGTCACCATCCCAATCCCCCTGGACATGTACCAAGGCTCTGGAGCCCCcgaaggcagcagggagctgtgggaccagggaggcagagaaggcagcagtgcagagccagagctgggcctggcaggagcaggaggcgCAGGTGACCACAAAGATGGACCATCATCTGCTTTGTGTGCCAGAGCCACGGCCAAAGAAGGTTCTGGTGGGCAGGAGAGGGATGAGGACCGGGATGTTGATGAAACTTCTGAGCAGGGTTTGCCTTCCCTCGTGGATCAGCGTGTTTCTCTGGGACCTGAGAAGGGCTCGTGTCCAGCGGCTGCCCAGGAGACTCGTGAAGAATCTGATGGAGAAAACAAGCCCAAAGGTGTCCTCAGAGACACCCCAGGAGAGGCACTTCTGGCTGAAGCTGGGTCACATCAAGCAGGAGAGGACCAAGAGAAGCgagagctgctggggggagAAGGAGGTGCAGACACCGCCCCATCAGAGCCTTCTGGAAGTGTCTCCCAAAAAGAggctgagcccagggagggagaagaTTCTGGGCCCGTGCTAGAAACAGCCAAACCCGCTGCTGAGGCAGAAGATGATGTGAAGGATGAAGATGCTGCCTTGGGAGAGGCTGTGCCGGCTGCAGGGGGCTGCCGGCCGCCCAGGAGGAAGCCCGGTGGTCTGGCTGCAGACAAGGCCAGTCGTGTCCCCCTGCTCAAAG GTCGTGTTGACAAGGAAGGGACCGAAGCTGATGAAAAGAAACCCAAG AAATCCTCACCTTGCCCTGCCAAACCCCCTGGCTCCATGCCCCCCCTCCGGCACGCAGCCCCTCCGAAAccaccctgcagccctgccagtgccTCCAAACGAGCCTGTCCTGCCTCCCCCCGGCCTGCCAGCTCAGGAatgcaggaaacaaaagccaag ggcccgGAGGCGCGGGGTGGCTCCAAGACGGGCTCGGCGCGCGCGGGGCAGGCGCAGAGGAACTCCACCAACGCCACCCGCATCCCGGCCAAGACCCCCACGGCCCCCAAGACCCCTCCCAGCTCCG gtgagcagcccaAGTCCGGAGACAGAAGCGGTTACAGCAGTCCCGGCTCCCCCGGGACTCCAGGCAGCCGTTCCCGCACCCCCTCTCTGCCCACCCCACCAGCCAGGGAGCCCAAGAAGGTGGCAGTGGTCCGCACCCCCCCGAAATCTCCCGCCTCTGCCAAGACCCGCGTCCAGCCGGCGGCCGCGCCCATGCCCGACCTGAAAAACGTCAAGTCCAAAATCGGCTCCACCGACAACCTGAAGCACCAGCCCGGAGGTGGCAAG GTGCAGATAATTAATAAGAAGCTGGACTTTAGCAGCGTTCAATCCAAGTGTGGCTCAAAGGATAATATCAAACACATCCCGGGCGGAGGCAGT GTGCAAATCGTTTACAAGCCAGTGGACCTGAGCCACGTGACATCCAAATGTGGCTCCCTGGGCAACATCCACCACAAACCAG GTGGTGGCCAGGTGGAGGTGAAATCTGAGAAACTGGACTTCAAAGATAAGGTGCAGTCGAAAATCGGGTCCCTAGATAACATCAGCCACGTTCCTGGAGGAGGCAATAAAAAG ATTGAGACTCACAAGCTGACCTTCCGCGAGAACGCCAAAGCCAAGACCGACCACGGCGCCGAAATCGTCTACAAGTCCCCCACCATCTCCGGAGATGCCTCCCCGCGCCGCCTTAGCAACGTCTCCTCCACCGGCAGCATCAACCTGGTGGACTCCCCCCAGCTGGCCACGCTAGCCGACGAGGTGTCCGCCTCgctggccaagcagggcttGTGA
- the MAPT gene encoding microtubule-associated protein tau isoform X14 — translation MMEDHAPGQEKHFSSGYPLQIPVDDGSDEPVSETSDAKSTPTTEAEEAGVGATPNLEDHAAGDATQGRVDKEGTEADEKKPKKSSPCPAKPPGSMPPLRHAAPPKPPCSPASASKRACPASPRPASSGMQETKAKGPEARGGSKTGSARAGQAQRNSTNATRIPAKTPTAPKTPPSSGRKEQKKPPPAAAKTEKGEQPKSGDRSGYSSPGSPGTPGSRSRTPSLPTPPAREPKKVAVVRTPPKSPASAKTRVQPAAAPMPDLKNVKSKIGSTDNLKHQPGGGKVQIINKKLDFSSVQSKCGSKDNIKHIPGGGSVQIINKKLDFSSVQSRCGSKDNIKHIPGGGSVQIVYKPVDLSHVTSKCGSLGNIHHKPGGGQVEVKSEKLDFKDKVQSKIGSLDNISHVPGGGNKKIETHKLTFRENAKAKTDHGAEIVYKSPTISGDASPRRLSNVSSTGSINLVDSPQLATLADEVSASLAKQGL, via the exons ctgaagagGCGGGCGTAGGAGCCACTCCCAACCTGGAGGACCACGCTGCAGGAGATGCCACTCAAG GTCGTGTTGACAAGGAAGGGACCGAAGCTGATGAAAAGAAACCCAAG AAATCCTCACCTTGCCCTGCCAAACCCCCTGGCTCCATGCCCCCCCTCCGGCACGCAGCCCCTCCGAAAccaccctgcagccctgccagtgccTCCAAACGAGCCTGTCCTGCCTCCCCCCGGCCTGCCAGCTCAGGAatgcaggaaacaaaagccaag ggcccgGAGGCGCGGGGTGGCTCCAAGACGGGCTCGGCGCGCGCGGGGCAGGCGCAGAGGAACTCCACCAACGCCACCCGCATCCCGGCCAAGACCCCCACGGCCCCCAAGACCCCTCCCAGCTCCG gcagaaaggagcagaaaaagccacctcctgcagcagcaaagacTGAGAAAG gtgagcagcccaAGTCCGGAGACAGAAGCGGTTACAGCAGTCCCGGCTCCCCCGGGACTCCAGGCAGCCGTTCCCGCACCCCCTCTCTGCCCACCCCACCAGCCAGGGAGCCCAAGAAGGTGGCAGTGGTCCGCACCCCCCCGAAATCTCCCGCCTCTGCCAAGACCCGCGTCCAGCCGGCGGCCGCGCCCATGCCCGACCTGAAAAACGTCAAGTCCAAAATCGGCTCCACCGACAACCTGAAGCACCAGCCCGGAGGTGGCAAG GTGCAGATAATTAATAAGAAGCTGGACTTTAGCAGCGTTCAATCCAAGTGTGGCTCAAAGGATAATATCAAACACATCCCGGGCGGAGGCAGT GTGCAGATAATTAATAAGAAGCTGGACTTTAGCAGCGTTCAATCCAGGTGTGGCTCAAAGGATAATATCAAACACATCCCGGGCGGAGGCAGT GTGCAAATCGTTTACAAGCCAGTGGACCTGAGCCACGTGACATCCAAATGTGGCTCCCTGGGCAACATCCACCACAAACCAG GTGGTGGCCAGGTGGAGGTGAAATCTGAGAAACTGGACTTCAAAGATAAGGTGCAGTCGAAAATCGGGTCCCTAGATAACATCAGCCACGTTCCTGGAGGAGGCAATAAAAAG ATTGAGACTCACAAGCTGACCTTCCGCGAGAACGCCAAAGCCAAGACCGACCACGGCGCCGAAATCGTCTACAAGTCCCCCACCATCTCCGGAGATGCCTCCCCGCGCCGCCTTAGCAACGTCTCCTCCACCGGCAGCATCAACCTGGTGGACTCCCCCCAGCTGGCCACGCTAGCCGACGAGGTGTCCGCCTCgctggccaagcagggcttGTGA
- the MAPT gene encoding microtubule-associated protein tau isoform X3 has translation MMEDHAPGQEKHFSSGYPLQIPVDDGSDEPVSETSDAKSTPTTEDATAPLVEEGDHEDQGGAEQHGEIPEGTTAEEAGVGATPNLEDHAAGDATQGEPSSPKLQPGPQERVGEAGKGASQPPEQGLGPQQPPVSRETKAPAAAPTRIEVTIPIPLDMYQGSGAPEGSRELWDQGGREGSSAEPELGLAGAGGAGDHKDGPSSALCARATAKEGSGGQERDEDRDVDETSEQGLPSLVDQRVSLGPEKGSCPAAAQETREESDGENKPKGVLRDTPGEALLAEAGSHQAGEDQEKRELLGGEGGADTAPSEPSGSVSQKEAEPREGEDSGPVLETAKPAAEAEDDVKDEDAALGEAVPAAGGCRPPRRKPGGLAADKASRVPLLKGRVDKEGTEADEKKPKKSSPCPAKPPGSMPPLRHAAPPKPPCSPASASKRACPASPRPASSGMQETKAKGPEARGGSKTGSARAGQAQRNSTNATRIPAKTPTAPKTPPSSGRKEQKKPPPAAAKTEKGEQPKSGDRSGYSSPGSPGTPGSRSRTPSLPTPPAREPKKVAVVRTPPKSPASAKTRVQPAAAPMPDLKNVKSKIGSTDNLKHQPGGGKVQIINKKLDFSSVQSKCGSKDNIKHIPGGGSVQIINKKLDFSSVQSRCGSKDNIKHIPGGGSVQIVYKPVDLSHVTSKCGSLGNIHHKPGGGQVEVKSEKLDFKDKVQSKIGSLDNISHVPGGGNKKREKGKEDKTWTPSPEPAGLQALVLEPLSPMESQPPALHSAGEGTY, from the exons ctgaagagGCGGGCGTAGGAGCCACTCCCAACCTGGAGGACCACGCTGCAGGAGATGCCACTCAAG GCGAGCCGAGCTCTCCgaagctccagcctggccctcaGGAGCGtgtgggagaggcaggaaaaggtgccagccagcccccagagcaggggctggggcctCAGCAGCCACCTGTGTCCCGTGAAACcaaggctccagcagcagctcccaccaggATCGAGGTCACCATCCCAATCCCCCTGGACATGTACCAAGGCTCTGGAGCCCCcgaaggcagcagggagctgtgggaccagggaggcagagaaggcagcagtgcagagccagagctgggcctggcaggagcaggaggcgCAGGTGACCACAAAGATGGACCATCATCTGCTTTGTGTGCCAGAGCCACGGCCAAAGAAGGTTCTGGTGGGCAGGAGAGGGATGAGGACCGGGATGTTGATGAAACTTCTGAGCAGGGTTTGCCTTCCCTCGTGGATCAGCGTGTTTCTCTGGGACCTGAGAAGGGCTCGTGTCCAGCGGCTGCCCAGGAGACTCGTGAAGAATCTGATGGAGAAAACAAGCCCAAAGGTGTCCTCAGAGACACCCCAGGAGAGGCACTTCTGGCTGAAGCTGGGTCACATCAAGCAGGAGAGGACCAAGAGAAGCgagagctgctggggggagAAGGAGGTGCAGACACCGCCCCATCAGAGCCTTCTGGAAGTGTCTCCCAAAAAGAggctgagcccagggagggagaagaTTCTGGGCCCGTGCTAGAAACAGCCAAACCCGCTGCTGAGGCAGAAGATGATGTGAAGGATGAAGATGCTGCCTTGGGAGAGGCTGTGCCGGCTGCAGGGGGCTGCCGGCCGCCCAGGAGGAAGCCCGGTGGTCTGGCTGCAGACAAGGCCAGTCGTGTCCCCCTGCTCAAAG GTCGTGTTGACAAGGAAGGGACCGAAGCTGATGAAAAGAAACCCAAG AAATCCTCACCTTGCCCTGCCAAACCCCCTGGCTCCATGCCCCCCCTCCGGCACGCAGCCCCTCCGAAAccaccctgcagccctgccagtgccTCCAAACGAGCCTGTCCTGCCTCCCCCCGGCCTGCCAGCTCAGGAatgcaggaaacaaaagccaag ggcccgGAGGCGCGGGGTGGCTCCAAGACGGGCTCGGCGCGCGCGGGGCAGGCGCAGAGGAACTCCACCAACGCCACCCGCATCCCGGCCAAGACCCCCACGGCCCCCAAGACCCCTCCCAGCTCCG gcagaaaggagcagaaaaagccacctcctgcagcagcaaagacTGAGAAAG gtgagcagcccaAGTCCGGAGACAGAAGCGGTTACAGCAGTCCCGGCTCCCCCGGGACTCCAGGCAGCCGTTCCCGCACCCCCTCTCTGCCCACCCCACCAGCCAGGGAGCCCAAGAAGGTGGCAGTGGTCCGCACCCCCCCGAAATCTCCCGCCTCTGCCAAGACCCGCGTCCAGCCGGCGGCCGCGCCCATGCCCGACCTGAAAAACGTCAAGTCCAAAATCGGCTCCACCGACAACCTGAAGCACCAGCCCGGAGGTGGCAAG GTGCAGATAATTAATAAGAAGCTGGACTTTAGCAGCGTTCAATCCAAGTGTGGCTCAAAGGATAATATCAAACACATCCCGGGCGGAGGCAGT GTGCAGATAATTAATAAGAAGCTGGACTTTAGCAGCGTTCAATCCAGGTGTGGCTCAAAGGATAATATCAAACACATCCCGGGCGGAGGCAGT GTGCAAATCGTTTACAAGCCAGTGGACCTGAGCCACGTGACATCCAAATGTGGCTCCCTGGGCAACATCCACCACAAACCAG GTGGTGGCCAGGTGGAGGTGAAATCTGAGAAACTGGACTTCAAAGATAAGGTGCAGTCGAAAATCGGGTCCCTAGATAACATCAGCCACGTTCCTGGAGGAGGCAATAAAAAG AGAGAGAAAGGCAAGGAAGACAAGACCTGGACCCCGAGCCCAGAGCCCGCTGGGCTCCAGGCCCTGGTGCTGGAGCCACTCAGCCCCATGGAGAGCCAGCCCCCAGCCTTGCACTCGGCTGGGGAGGGCACCT ATTGA